The following coding sequences lie in one Pseudomonadota bacterium genomic window:
- a CDS encoding 3-deoxy-7-phosphoheptulonate synthase — translation MSENPTHVALSPVPPADAWSTTSWRQRVAKQQPMYPDAEEFARCVQKLSSKPPLVAPGEVVRLRHRLAEAARGERFVLHGGDCAETFDDCTAESLQARLKMLLQMSLVLTHATRRPVLRIGRLAGQYAKPRSAATEQLAGQELPSYRGDLINGLQATPQARRPDPERILHGYHHAAASLNYIRALIEGGFADLHDPRRWDLAFIERSPRRQTYRRIVNAIMDAVALMDTVGASTEALKRIEIYTSHEALLLPYEEALTRETSAHGVMNLGAHLLWVGYRTGDLDGAHVEYLRGLGNPVAVKVGPKMQPEHVLGLLERLNPGREAGRITLISRFGAEGVAQHLPELIRAVRTTDQPVLWSCDPMHGNTETVAGRKTRRVEAIFSELEQTFALHCQADSRLGGVHFEMTGENVTECVGGAVQISEEDLGRSYETACDPRLNPSQALEVAFLIAQTLHAESEDHG, via the coding sequence ATGTCCGAAAACCCAACACACGTAGCGCTCTCCCCAGTGCCTCCCGCAGACGCTTGGTCCACGACCAGCTGGCGGCAACGAGTGGCCAAGCAGCAGCCCATGTATCCGGACGCCGAGGAGTTCGCTCGCTGTGTGCAGAAACTAAGCAGCAAACCTCCCCTGGTGGCACCAGGCGAGGTCGTGCGGCTGCGCCACAGGCTCGCAGAAGCCGCACGGGGCGAGCGTTTCGTGTTGCATGGTGGTGACTGCGCCGAGACGTTCGACGACTGCACGGCGGAGTCGCTCCAAGCCAGGCTCAAGATGCTGCTGCAAATGAGCCTGGTGCTGACTCATGCCACCCGGAGGCCGGTGCTGCGCATCGGCCGGCTGGCCGGCCAGTACGCAAAGCCGCGCAGCGCAGCCACCGAACAGCTCGCGGGTCAAGAACTGCCATCGTACCGGGGGGACTTGATCAACGGCCTGCAAGCCACGCCCCAGGCGCGCCGGCCCGACCCAGAGCGCATCCTGCATGGATACCACCACGCTGCAGCGAGCTTGAACTACATCCGAGCTCTGATCGAAGGGGGCTTTGCAGACCTTCACGACCCGCGCCGGTGGGATCTGGCGTTTATCGAGCGCAGTCCGCGTAGGCAAACCTACAGGCGCATAGTCAACGCGATCATGGACGCCGTGGCGCTCATGGACACGGTCGGAGCGTCGACCGAAGCGCTCAAGCGCATCGAGATCTACACCTCCCATGAAGCGTTGCTGCTCCCGTACGAAGAGGCGCTGACGCGTGAGACCTCCGCGCATGGCGTCATGAACCTGGGCGCCCACCTGCTGTGGGTGGGCTACCGTACCGGTGATCTGGATGGAGCCCACGTGGAGTACCTGCGCGGGCTAGGCAATCCCGTCGCGGTCAAAGTAGGACCCAAAATGCAACCCGAGCATGTGCTCGGCCTGCTCGAACGGCTCAATCCAGGGCGCGAAGCGGGTCGCATCACGCTCATCAGCCGCTTCGGTGCCGAGGGCGTGGCACAGCACTTGCCGGAGCTGATCCGGGCCGTGCGTACGACCGACCAACCTGTGCTGTGGAGCTGCGACCCCATGCACGGCAACACGGAGACCGTCGCAGGCCGCAAGACCCGTCGCGTCGAAGCCATCTTCTCGGAGCTCGAGCAGACGTTCGCTCTGCACTGCCAGGCCGATTCGAGGCTCGGCGGAGTGCACTTCGAGATGACCGGAGAAAACGTCACCGAGTGCGTCGGCGGGGCAGTGCAAATCAGCGAGGAAGACCTCGGGCGTTCCTACGAAACCGCCTGCGATCCGAGGCTGAACCCAAGCCAAGCGCTGGAGGTGGCGTTTCTGATCGCTCAGACATTGCACGCCGAGTCGGAAGACCACGGATAG
- a CDS encoding PLP-dependent aspartate aminotransferase family protein: MNPRFAQIETLALHAGQPHDPQTGAVIPPISLSTTFAQEAPGRHKGFDYSRSDNPTRRMLEQCVAALEGGTHALAFASGCAAAASVMQTLEPGSHVVACDDVYGGTFRLLEHVFRNYGIETTWVDLTSLGSLHDALRPETRLVWTETPTNPLLRVVDIAAVSAVARAHGALLCVDNTFATPVLQRPLALGADVVVHSTTKYLNGHSDSVGGVVVTHDAQLHQRLRFLQKSLGAVPSPFDCFLVLRGLKTLPVRIERHCGNATRLARWLSAQPGVDKVIYPGLADHPQHTLAAEQMKAPGGMLSFVLGGGRTAADRLLGALELLACAESLGGVESLIEHPASMTHAGLPPALRARLGIDEGLVRVSVGLEAESDLREDLRAGLDRAREP; the protein is encoded by the coding sequence ATGAATCCACGCTTTGCCCAAATCGAGACCCTCGCGCTTCATGCCGGGCAACCGCACGACCCTCAGACCGGAGCGGTGATACCCCCGATCTCGCTGTCCACGACCTTTGCCCAGGAGGCTCCGGGAAGGCACAAGGGCTTCGACTACTCGCGCAGCGACAACCCCACGCGCCGCATGCTCGAGCAGTGCGTGGCCGCGCTCGAGGGCGGGACGCATGCCCTGGCCTTCGCCTCCGGCTGCGCAGCCGCCGCAAGCGTGATGCAAACGCTCGAGCCTGGATCGCACGTGGTGGCCTGCGACGATGTCTACGGAGGCACATTTCGGCTGCTAGAGCACGTCTTCCGCAACTACGGCATCGAGACGACCTGGGTCGACCTGACGAGCCTTGGCTCCCTGCACGATGCGCTGCGGCCCGAGACCCGCCTCGTCTGGACCGAAACGCCGACCAACCCCCTGCTCAGGGTCGTAGACATCGCCGCCGTGAGCGCCGTGGCTCGAGCCCACGGGGCGCTGCTGTGTGTGGACAACACCTTTGCTACACCTGTGCTTCAGCGACCCCTGGCGCTAGGGGCCGACGTGGTCGTGCACTCCACGACCAAGTACCTGAACGGCCACAGCGATTCGGTAGGCGGAGTGGTGGTGACCCATGACGCGCAGCTGCACCAGCGGCTGCGGTTTCTGCAAAAGTCGCTCGGCGCCGTACCCTCTCCCTTTGACTGCTTCCTGGTCCTCAGGGGCCTCAAGACGCTGCCCGTTCGAATCGAGCGCCATTGCGGCAATGCCACGCGGCTGGCCCGTTGGCTGAGCGCGCAACCAGGCGTGGACAAGGTCATCTATCCGGGCCTCGCGGATCACCCCCAGCACACGCTTGCGGCCGAGCAGATGAAGGCGCCCGGGGGCATGCTGAGCTTCGTGCTGGGTGGAGGCCGAACCGCGGCCGACCGCCTTCTGGGGGCGCTCGAGCTGCTGGCGTGCGCGGAGAGCCTCGGCGGCGTCGAGTCCTTGATCGAGCACCCGGCAAGCATGACCCACGCTGGGCTCCCGCCTGCCCTTCGGGCGCGCTTGGGGATCGACGAAGGCCTGGTGCGGGTGTCGGTGGGCCTGGAGGCCGAAAGCGACTTGCGGGAAGATCTGCGGGCAGGCCTGGATCGCGCCCGCGAGCCATGA
- the mgtE gene encoding magnesium transporter: MGLPSEDEIRALLESDPARLRGILVGAHAEDVAEVLGELSDEQALALMRQLPVETAAEVLHRLPDELQSGILGGLHTDHAADLMVEMAPDDRADVVQELPSPLRDEILSHLDLNEPEVARDLRTLSAHEPETAGGLMTTEYVALSSELRARDALDELRRLGREQDVEMLYYVYAIAQDGRLTGVLSLRELILADPGQRISEAMTRKLVTVAPETDQEDVANTMARYDYTALPVVDARGCMLGVVTVDDVVDVVIEEATEDAQKMGAVEPISDRYLDTGILKFVRKRITWLALLFVGELLTASVMETYEGDLAVLLDLAIFIPLIISSGGNSGSQSSSLIIRALALDEIGPADWLRILWRELSIGLMLGALLAAVGFIRAYFLMASANALTMGVTVASSILAVVSIGSLTGSLLPLAIKRLGGDPAVSSTPFVASLVDVIGLVVYFSAARLFFSIVL; encoded by the coding sequence ATGGGCCTCCCCAGCGAAGACGAGATCCGCGCCTTGCTCGAGAGCGATCCTGCGCGTCTGCGAGGGATCCTCGTTGGCGCGCATGCCGAAGACGTAGCCGAAGTGTTGGGCGAGCTGAGCGACGAGCAGGCGCTGGCGTTGATGCGGCAGCTGCCGGTCGAGACGGCGGCCGAGGTGCTGCACCGGCTTCCCGACGAGCTGCAGAGCGGCATTCTGGGTGGCCTTCACACCGATCACGCGGCCGATCTCATGGTGGAGATGGCTCCTGACGACCGAGCCGACGTGGTGCAGGAGCTGCCGTCGCCCTTGCGTGATGAGATCCTGAGCCATCTCGACCTGAACGAGCCAGAGGTTGCCCGCGACCTGAGGACGTTGAGCGCGCACGAGCCGGAGACCGCCGGCGGCCTCATGACGACCGAATACGTCGCCTTGTCCTCCGAGCTGCGGGCACGCGACGCGCTTGACGAGCTGCGCCGCCTCGGACGCGAGCAAGACGTCGAAATGCTCTACTACGTGTACGCGATCGCGCAGGACGGGCGACTGACGGGGGTACTGTCGCTCAGGGAGTTGATCCTGGCCGATCCGGGACAGCGGATCTCGGAGGCCATGACGAGGAAGCTGGTCACGGTTGCGCCCGAGACCGACCAGGAAGACGTGGCCAACACGATGGCGCGTTACGATTACACGGCGTTGCCGGTGGTCGATGCCCGGGGCTGCATGCTCGGCGTAGTCACGGTCGACGATGTGGTGGACGTGGTCATCGAGGAGGCCACGGAGGACGCACAGAAGATGGGCGCTGTCGAGCCCATCAGCGATCGCTACCTCGACACCGGAATCCTCAAATTCGTGCGCAAGCGTATTACGTGGCTGGCCCTGCTTTTCGTGGGTGAGCTCTTGACCGCGTCGGTGATGGAGACCTACGAGGGCGACCTCGCCGTTCTGCTCGACCTGGCCATCTTCATCCCGCTGATCATCTCCTCGGGGGGCAATTCGGGCTCCCAGTCCTCCTCCCTGATCATCCGCGCACTGGCCCTCGACGAGATCGGACCAGCTGACTGGCTGCGGATCCTGTGGCGCGAGCTGTCGATCGGCTTGATGCTCGGCGCGCTGCTGGCCGCTGTCGGCTTCATTCGCGCCTACTTCTTGATGGCCTCGGCGAACGCGCTCACCATGGGCGTTACGGTCGCATCCAGCATTCTGGCCGTCGTGAGCATCGGGTCGCTCACGGGCTCGCTGCTGCCTTTGGCCATCAAGCGACTGGGTGGTGATCCCGCGGTGTCGTCGACGCCGTTCGTAGCGTCGCTGGTCGACGTGATCGGCCTCGTGGTCTATTTCAGCGCCGCACGCCTCTTTTTCTCGATCGTGCTGTGA